The Lycium ferocissimum isolate CSIRO_LF1 unplaced genomic scaffold, AGI_CSIRO_Lferr_CH_V1 ctg4291, whole genome shotgun sequence genome has a segment encoding these proteins:
- the LOC132044376 gene encoding disease resistance protein RML1A-like has protein sequence MDSRFTQGESSASSKFFYDVFLSFSGKDIRKTFLGHLDHRLRQHGFQIFKDDKSLRKGDVISPALEEGIEKSRISIVVLSTNYASSRWCLDELVKILECKEKLKQRVMPIFYDVEPTEVRKQTGEFGDGFAKLKKQFGDQSMEKWKAALTKVANLSGSELRILANGYYFLIQLLPLFAFTCHVSFSSVKLYII, from the coding sequence ATGGATTCTCGATTTACTCAAGGAGAATCATCTGCATCCTCCAAGTTCTTTTATGATGTATTCCTAAGTTTCAGCGGTAAAGACATCCGAAAAACATTCTTAGGCCATCTTGATCACAGATTGCGTCAACATGGATTTCAAATCTTCAAGGATGATAAGAGTTTAAGAAAGGGTGATGTGATTTCACCGGCACTAGAGGAAGGAATTGAAAAGTCAAGGATTTCCATTGTTGTTTTGTCAACAAATTATGCTTCGTCTCGTTGGTGTCTTGATGAATTAGTTAAAATTCTTGAATGCAAAGAGAAGTTAAAGCAgagagttatgcccattttctATGATGTTGAACCAACTGAAGTGCGAAAGCAAACTGGGGAATTTGGTGATGGATTTGCCAAACTCAAGAAACAATTTGGGGATCAAAGTATGGAGAAGTGGAAAGCTGCACTTACCAAAGTTGCAAATTTATCTGGTAGCGAATTGCGAATACTTGCTAACGGGTATTATTTCTTGATTCAATTACTCCCTTTGTTTgcttttacttgtcatgtttccTTCTCTAGCGTCAAACTATATATAATTTGA